One genomic segment of Amycolatopsis sp. Hca4 includes these proteins:
- a CDS encoding helix-turn-helix transcriptional regulator — protein MLGSGESGDAERIRRALGEARTERERLGHLGRWSEADEAVLVTLRDVLAVASDEIIGTDLGGLVYVAGSPRPGHRRLRGNWGPVPPDRLHATCAMLLVNRGREPNTVVELAQRALESFAWRDLGTFWYSVLALAYADEAGAAGYHLDRAMARSGWSAPHPHSSGLAVLRARVAALGGDPQRAWQLLDGALRQGVVDQFAEIAVAWAIAALVDLGEVDRAEDLLLAHGFAEALDDVVDRAEVLAARGALREATGRPHLAYEDFTACGRELTGWGVTNPAVLPWRSQAALCAAATDRRSLALSLANEELLHAQHWGTPQAIGSALRAVALVSDEDMDVKLLKEAADHLVRSNARATLLRARYELGVKLSVRARDEDGQSALRAARATAAEMNSEAWVNRIDAVLRRWAGAGAEAKLTAQERKVLNLARAGLANKAIAARLGLGTSTVEFHLSNGYRKLGIAGRGELRSFMMPVW, from the coding sequence GTGCTGGGGTCGGGCGAGTCCGGAGACGCCGAGCGGATCCGCCGTGCGCTGGGCGAAGCCCGGACCGAACGCGAGCGGCTCGGTCACCTGGGCCGGTGGAGCGAGGCGGACGAAGCCGTGCTGGTCACCTTGCGCGACGTCCTCGCGGTCGCCTCGGACGAGATCATCGGAACGGACCTCGGCGGGCTGGTCTACGTGGCCGGCAGCCCCCGGCCCGGGCACCGCAGGCTGCGGGGCAACTGGGGGCCGGTCCCGCCCGACCGGCTGCACGCCACCTGCGCGATGCTGCTGGTCAACCGCGGCCGTGAGCCGAACACTGTGGTGGAGCTGGCTCAGCGGGCACTGGAGTCCTTCGCCTGGCGCGACCTCGGAACTTTCTGGTACTCCGTGCTCGCGCTGGCCTACGCCGACGAAGCGGGTGCCGCCGGGTACCACCTCGATCGGGCGATGGCGCGGTCGGGCTGGTCCGCACCGCACCCGCACAGCTCCGGGCTCGCCGTGCTGCGGGCCCGGGTCGCCGCGCTCGGCGGTGATCCGCAGCGTGCCTGGCAGCTGCTCGACGGTGCGCTGCGGCAGGGCGTCGTGGACCAGTTCGCCGAAATCGCCGTGGCCTGGGCGATCGCCGCGCTGGTGGACCTCGGCGAGGTCGACCGGGCCGAAGACCTCCTGCTCGCGCACGGGTTCGCGGAGGCGCTGGACGACGTGGTCGACCGCGCGGAGGTGCTGGCGGCCCGCGGTGCGCTGCGGGAAGCCACCGGGCGGCCGCACCTGGCCTACGAGGACTTCACCGCCTGCGGGCGCGAGCTGACGGGCTGGGGCGTCACGAACCCCGCGGTGCTCCCGTGGCGGTCGCAGGCCGCGCTGTGCGCCGCGGCCACCGACCGCCGCAGCCTGGCGCTTTCGCTCGCGAACGAGGAGCTGCTCCACGCGCAGCACTGGGGTACGCCGCAGGCGATCGGCTCCGCACTGCGGGCGGTCGCCCTGGTCTCCGACGAAGACATGGACGTCAAGCTGCTCAAGGAGGCGGCCGACCACCTCGTGCGCAGCAACGCACGCGCCACCCTCCTGCGGGCGCGGTACGAACTGGGCGTCAAGCTGAGCGTCCGCGCCCGGGACGAAGACGGGCAGTCGGCGCTGCGCGCAGCCCGCGCCACGGCGGCGGAAATGAACAGCGAAGCCTGGGTGAACCGCATCGACGCCGTGCTGCGGCGATGGGCGGGTGCGGGCGCCGAAGCCAAGCTGACCGCCCAGGAACGCAAGGTGCTGAACCTCGCCCGGGCCGGGCTGGCCAACAAGGCGATCGCCGCCCGGCTGGGCCTGGGCACCAGCACGGTGGAGTTCCACCTGTCGAACGGCTACCGAAAGCTGGGCATCGCCGGCCGCGGCGAACTGCGGTCGTTCATGATGCCCGTCTGGTGA
- a CDS encoding SDR family oxidoreductase, protein MTRPRPGAFTGKVCLVTGGSKGQGRAIARELARGGGHVIVNWFHDLEAARQTVADILAEGGSAEHVRASVAKPDAIEEMFADVGRRHGRLDVLVNNAARGVFEPGHVLTDRDWERAIDTNVHGPRRCSRAAFPLMREHGGAIVNLGSIGTSVVIDNYSCVAVCKGALEQLTKYLAVEFGPHGIRVNMASAGMLVSKTVELFPRSEEVLEATVAGTPLGRLGTVEEHAKLVAFLASPDASWMTGENVVNDGGIRLGGALIRAGGTWGPAAPAPTPVTEPAPAPESRPARSRDRSGGGEDDGDAVAVVGMGLVVPGAESPEQFWELLRSGDPAFSEPGDRFPLDTFWAADPGDRDRTYARTAGFVRMGRHEDVAPDASLSSSWLRHALEQALPAGPASRPSLFVGACSDGDQHFEQAMVVEGYARLLAENWPSAHGPGADRLRSLLRERYRLAAGDPASHLPDGVVRHALRGLLPDTTPVTVVDTACSSSLYAIDLGVAALQEGSTDLALCGGYFMLTPRFAVLFGKLGGLSHRGAVSSFDEAADGTLFSDGAAVVALRRLSDARRDGQQVLGVLAGFGAAADGRGKAIAAPNPRGQALALARARRGPDREVAWVVGHGTGTRAGDEVELAALDQATTGKDVLCTSNKSLIGHTGWAAGAVSVIHALLGLRHGVVPAQRPRPGAPVRAAHLTVPTRETPLPAGPRTIGVSGFGFGGTNGHLLLQDEPRPGEPVPAARPPAKNERIVLVAWSAHLPGEPSAAEVAARLKDGRAPSEDAGFAVPYPAPEFAVGRLPAAVSDAIDRTQLMALAVAGRFAAEHGPLWQGREETTGVVAAHYGPALSWYHSALRCYADDLLAVAPGELDPGEFAEAARAAGEAVRAGTAASTPDTQPGLMGNVIASRIANRYNLNGPVQLADAGPAATAHAIQTAVRHLRGGALDLALVLSVNGNSTEELRTLLSRGPLGEGAFLFALARESTAAEAGWPVLGDISIAPGTGEPAAARPRDYLGANGACDLIGALARPGPAPRVIGAGPSAPGIVLTPRPASRIVPRNERYVCSFVEEPLSGPEWTTAPGPDWLVIVQPGCEDAVPAEVRASGAHVQVLTGAEPIEAQFPHHATGTAGFGHIRLFASTGGTESGEAVPADTLRAHEALFLAAKSGRDRLAAGGSLGVHVVDELRSGVPHPATGLFTGIVSSLAWDLSEARLAVVISSAAGGWTTLNRELAGYRGYPAVLHHDGVRLRTKLVPAPLDLRPDTSPLRPGAVVVVTGGARGITAACAKELASRAPLRLWLLGSSRLQDVPAELLEAADDRLTALRAEFLKTERARTPDASVREVMARFDRLLNARESHRTLRDLRALCGEDAVRYLTCDLTDAEAVREAVARIREVTPEVDLLVHGAGLHNGGDISRLSLDGLRHIRGVKIEGYRNLKAAFGAAQPAQWCNFGSVAGLVGLPGETDYAPGNDFLHGAARRAALVRGADERTLIWPIWAEIGMGGSELMQGNNERAGIMAPLAPAEGVRHFTAELRTPSVAQPLVAFLNPKERDTFGTQFPGFVHRVPERTRWMLGVPHRITGEATQWLLDLGERTAGFLADHTVNGKPTMHGTGLATIAAEAAVAVVPGATVRSLEQLRFSAFVAPKTGPGNPYRVTARPAGPDRVRVRITSDVVDRRGRVLRADREHFSCEVVLGALPEPPIGRDVVTDRPSEDPYYRDDSAVVLRGVYRASTDGREGPGGTSSRWVLVPAVTEADRVLLENPPVPTVLLDALARTRLLRTDENGVHLIAVPRFIERVEFFTSGSDAEVSKSNPDGIRLIHVDDANVEEALSADGRVLVRIRGCETFDVGDTR, encoded by the coding sequence GTGACCCGGCCCCGCCCCGGTGCCTTCACCGGCAAGGTCTGCCTGGTCACCGGCGGCTCGAAGGGGCAGGGGCGGGCGATCGCGCGCGAACTGGCCCGCGGCGGCGGCCACGTGATCGTCAACTGGTTCCACGACCTGGAGGCGGCCCGGCAGACGGTCGCCGACATCCTCGCCGAAGGCGGTTCCGCGGAACACGTGCGGGCCAGCGTGGCCAAGCCGGACGCGATCGAGGAGATGTTCGCCGACGTCGGCCGCCGGCACGGACGGCTCGATGTCCTGGTCAACAACGCGGCCCGCGGCGTGTTCGAGCCCGGCCACGTGCTGACCGACCGGGACTGGGAACGGGCGATCGACACCAACGTGCACGGTCCCCGGCGGTGCTCGCGCGCCGCGTTCCCGCTGATGCGGGAGCACGGTGGCGCCATCGTGAACCTGGGGTCGATCGGTACCAGCGTGGTCATCGACAACTACAGCTGTGTCGCGGTGTGCAAAGGTGCGCTCGAGCAGCTGACGAAGTACCTCGCGGTGGAGTTCGGGCCGCACGGCATCCGGGTGAACATGGCCTCAGCCGGAATGCTGGTCAGTAAGACGGTGGAGCTGTTCCCGCGCAGCGAGGAGGTCCTCGAGGCGACGGTCGCGGGCACCCCGCTCGGCCGGCTCGGCACCGTCGAGGAGCACGCCAAGCTGGTGGCCTTCCTCGCCTCGCCGGACGCGTCGTGGATGACGGGGGAGAACGTCGTCAACGACGGCGGGATCCGGCTCGGTGGTGCGCTCATCCGCGCCGGGGGCACCTGGGGACCCGCCGCGCCGGCGCCCACGCCGGTCACCGAACCCGCGCCGGCGCCCGAGAGCCGCCCGGCGCGCTCCCGGGATCGTTCGGGCGGCGGCGAAGATGACGGCGACGCCGTCGCCGTCGTCGGGATGGGCCTGGTCGTGCCCGGCGCGGAGTCCCCGGAGCAGTTCTGGGAGCTGCTCCGATCCGGCGATCCGGCGTTTTCCGAGCCGGGGGACCGGTTTCCGCTGGACACCTTCTGGGCCGCCGATCCCGGCGACCGCGACCGCACCTACGCGCGCACCGCGGGGTTCGTCCGGATGGGCCGGCACGAAGACGTCGCGCCCGACGCCAGCCTGTCGTCGTCCTGGCTGCGTCACGCATTGGAACAGGCGTTGCCTGCCGGTCCGGCGTCCCGTCCCTCGCTGTTCGTCGGCGCCTGCTCCGATGGTGACCAGCACTTCGAGCAGGCGATGGTGGTCGAGGGTTATGCGCGCCTGCTGGCCGAAAACTGGCCTTCGGCGCACGGCCCCGGCGCGGACCGGTTGCGCTCGCTGCTGCGGGAGCGCTACCGGCTGGCGGCGGGCGACCCCGCGAGCCACCTGCCGGATGGAGTGGTCCGCCACGCGCTGCGCGGCCTGCTGCCGGACACCACGCCCGTCACGGTCGTGGACACCGCCTGCTCGTCCTCCCTGTACGCCATCGACCTCGGCGTGGCTGCCCTCCAGGAGGGCAGCACCGACCTGGCCTTGTGCGGCGGCTACTTCATGCTCACGCCGCGATTCGCCGTGCTGTTCGGCAAACTCGGCGGGCTCAGCCACCGGGGCGCGGTCAGCTCGTTCGACGAAGCCGCCGACGGCACGCTCTTCTCCGACGGCGCGGCCGTGGTCGCGCTCAGGCGGTTGAGCGACGCTCGCCGGGACGGCCAGCAGGTGCTCGGGGTGCTGGCGGGGTTCGGCGCCGCTGCCGACGGCCGCGGCAAAGCCATCGCCGCGCCCAATCCCCGCGGGCAGGCCCTCGCACTGGCCCGCGCCCGGCGCGGCCCGGACCGGGAGGTGGCCTGGGTGGTCGGCCACGGCACCGGCACCCGGGCCGGCGACGAGGTCGAGCTCGCCGCGCTGGACCAGGCGACCACCGGGAAAGACGTGCTGTGCACCAGCAACAAGTCGCTGATCGGGCACACCGGCTGGGCGGCGGGCGCGGTCTCGGTGATCCACGCGCTGCTCGGCCTGCGCCACGGTGTGGTCCCGGCCCAGCGGCCGCGGCCCGGTGCTCCGGTGCGGGCGGCGCACCTCACCGTCCCCACGCGGGAGACGCCGCTGCCCGCCGGACCGCGCACGATCGGGGTCTCCGGGTTCGGGTTCGGCGGCACCAATGGGCATCTGCTGCTCCAGGACGAGCCCCGGCCGGGTGAGCCCGTGCCCGCCGCGCGGCCACCGGCGAAGAACGAGCGGATCGTCCTCGTCGCGTGGAGCGCGCACCTGCCGGGCGAGCCGTCGGCGGCCGAGGTCGCGGCGCGGCTGAAGGATGGGCGGGCGCCGTCGGAAGACGCCGGGTTCGCCGTGCCCTACCCGGCGCCGGAGTTCGCGGTCGGCCGGCTGCCCGCCGCGGTGTCGGACGCGATCGACCGCACCCAGCTGATGGCCTTGGCCGTGGCCGGTCGCTTCGCGGCCGAGCACGGACCGCTGTGGCAGGGCCGCGAAGAAACGACCGGAGTCGTCGCCGCGCACTACGGGCCGGCCCTCTCCTGGTACCACTCGGCGTTGCGCTGCTACGCGGACGACCTGCTCGCCGTGGCGCCGGGTGAGCTCGACCCGGGTGAGTTCGCCGAGGCCGCCCGGGCCGCCGGCGAAGCGGTGCGGGCGGGGACCGCCGCGTCCACTCCGGACACCCAGCCCGGCTTGATGGGTAACGTGATCGCCTCGCGGATCGCCAACCGCTACAACCTCAACGGCCCGGTGCAGCTCGCCGACGCGGGACCGGCCGCCACCGCCCACGCGATCCAGACCGCCGTGCGGCACCTGCGGGGCGGCGCACTCGACCTCGCGCTCGTGCTGAGCGTCAACGGCAACAGCACCGAAGAACTGCGCACGCTGCTCAGCCGCGGGCCGCTCGGCGAAGGCGCCTTCCTCTTCGCCCTGGCCCGGGAGAGCACCGCGGCCGAGGCCGGGTGGCCGGTGCTCGGCGACATCTCGATCGCCCCCGGTACCGGCGAGCCCGCGGCCGCGCGGCCGCGGGACTACCTCGGCGCCAACGGCGCGTGCGACCTCATCGGTGCGCTCGCCCGGCCTGGGCCCGCGCCCCGCGTGATCGGCGCCGGGCCGTCGGCGCCCGGGATCGTGCTGACCCCGCGCCCGGCGAGCCGGATCGTGCCCCGCAACGAGCGCTACGTCTGCTCCTTCGTCGAGGAGCCGCTCTCGGGCCCGGAGTGGACCACCGCGCCCGGCCCGGACTGGCTGGTCATCGTCCAGCCCGGGTGCGAGGACGCGGTGCCCGCCGAGGTCCGCGCGTCCGGGGCCCACGTGCAGGTGCTGACCGGCGCGGAACCGATCGAGGCCCAGTTCCCCCACCACGCGACCGGGACGGCCGGGTTCGGCCACATCCGCCTCTTCGCCTCCACCGGTGGCACGGAGTCCGGGGAGGCCGTTCCGGCGGACACCCTCCGGGCGCACGAAGCCCTGTTCCTCGCGGCCAAGTCCGGTCGCGACCGGCTCGCCGCCGGCGGCTCGCTCGGGGTGCACGTCGTCGACGAGCTGCGCAGCGGCGTCCCGCACCCGGCCACCGGCCTGTTCACCGGCATCGTCAGCAGCCTCGCATGGGACCTGTCCGAGGCGCGGCTGGCCGTGGTGATCAGCTCGGCCGCCGGCGGCTGGACGACGCTGAACCGGGAGCTCGCCGGCTACCGCGGCTACCCGGCGGTGCTCCACCACGACGGTGTGCGCCTGCGCACCAAGCTCGTGCCCGCGCCGCTCGACCTGCGCCCGGACACTTCGCCGCTGCGGCCGGGGGCCGTGGTCGTCGTGACCGGGGGCGCGCGCGGCATCACCGCGGCCTGCGCGAAGGAACTCGCGTCCCGGGCGCCGCTGCGGCTGTGGCTGTTGGGGTCGTCGCGGCTGCAGGACGTGCCCGCCGAACTGCTCGAGGCGGCGGACGACCGGCTGACGGCCCTGCGGGCGGAGTTCCTCAAGACCGAGCGCGCCCGCACCCCGGACGCGTCGGTGCGAGAGGTCATGGCCCGGTTCGACCGCCTGCTCAACGCCCGGGAATCGCACCGCACCCTGCGGGACCTGCGTGCTCTCTGCGGCGAGGACGCGGTCCGCTACCTCACCTGCGACCTGACCGACGCCGAGGCCGTCCGCGAGGCCGTCGCCCGAATCCGGGAGGTCACGCCCGAGGTCGACCTGCTCGTGCACGGCGCCGGCCTGCACAACGGCGGTGACATCAGCCGGCTGTCCCTCGACGGGCTGCGGCACATCCGCGGGGTCAAGATCGAGGGCTACCGCAACCTCAAGGCCGCGTTCGGCGCCGCCCAGCCGGCGCAGTGGTGCAACTTCGGTTCGGTGGCCGGGCTGGTCGGGTTGCCGGGCGAGACCGACTACGCGCCCGGCAACGACTTCCTGCACGGGGCGGCCCGCCGGGCCGCGCTGGTGCGCGGCGCGGACGAGCGCACGCTGATCTGGCCGATCTGGGCGGAGATCGGCATGGGCGGCTCGGAGCTGATGCAGGGCAACAACGAGCGGGCGGGCATCATGGCGCCGCTCGCGCCGGCCGAAGGGGTCCGGCACTTCACCGCCGAGCTGCGCACGCCGTCGGTCGCGCAGCCGCTCGTGGCGTTCCTCAACCCGAAGGAACGGGACACGTTCGGCACGCAGTTCCCCGGCTTCGTGCACCGGGTGCCGGAACGCACCCGGTGGATGCTCGGGGTGCCGCACCGGATCACCGGGGAGGCCACGCAGTGGCTGCTGGACCTCGGCGAGCGCACCGCCGGGTTCCTGGCCGACCACACGGTCAACGGCAAGCCGACCATGCACGGCACCGGGCTGGCCACCATCGCGGCCGAAGCCGCGGTCGCCGTGGTGCCCGGCGCGACCGTCCGGTCCCTGGAACAACTGCGGTTCTCCGCGTTCGTCGCACCGAAGACCGGGCCGGGCAACCCCTACCGGGTCACCGCGCGGCCGGCCGGCCCGGACCGGGTGCGGGTCCGGATCACCAGCGACGTCGTCGACCGGCGCGGCCGGGTGCTCCGGGCCGACCGCGAGCACTTCTCGTGCGAGGTGGTGCTGGGCGCGCTCCCGGAACCGCCGATCGGCCGGGACGTCGTCACCGACCGGCCGTCCGAGGACCCGTACTACCGCGACGACAGCGCCGTGGTCCTGCGCGGCGTCTACCGCGCGAGCACCGACGGCCGGGAAGGCCCCGGCGGCACGAGCTCCCGCTGGGTGCTGGTCCCGGCGGTGACCGAAGCCGACCGGGTTCTCCTGGAGAACCCGCCGGTCCCGACGGTGCTGCTGGACGCCTTGGCCCGGACCCGGCTGCTGCGCACGGACGAGAACGGCGTCCACCTGATCGCGGTGCCCCGGTTCATCGAGCGCGTCGAGTTCTTCACCTCGGGCAGTGACGCGGAGGTGAGCAAGTCGAACCCGGACGGCATCCGGCTGATCCACGTCGACGACGCGAACGTCGAAGAGGCGCTGAGCGCCGACGGCCGCGTGCTCGTCCGCATCCGTGGCTGCGAGACCTTCGACGTCGGGGACACCCGGTGA
- a CDS encoding ACP S-malonyltransferase, producing MSSWSPETVFLFPGQGGYLPGALSRLGAGHPLPPVLGRVDAISLRLGGPRVSPLVTGADAPALDTLLAGDVPALSLAIFATELAVLELARDLAGVTPGLLVGHSFGEFAALTAAGALDLADGVRLVIARDRALRAAAGTDGGMVALGAGLRRVRAIVDSMADRTVAVAADNGYDQVVVSGPGESLDRVGALADVHGIEATRLRVPYPFHNRVLAEANRLFEDDVFAVAVRAPRTPVYSPVLGRYAETEQDVREVLGSHLERPVGFLPALVALRGDGFTRFLECGARGALTDLVRAALPAARTAAPLRQRWSADELRGEIAALADAPAAAGSDPATSPAVPAGGPARPATAPAPTGAKAEMLAAPGGPDVPEPRPAEPEAAALPVAEPEPVAPETAGVRPAEPDPAPGVNLLADLRSLYASAIGYPEEVFEAGVELEADLGIDSIRQTELLQRARRKYDVPEADHIRITDYTTLESIAGLLTDLGAGRVTA from the coding sequence ATGTCTTCGTGGTCCCCCGAAACGGTGTTCCTCTTTCCGGGGCAAGGCGGGTACCTGCCCGGTGCGCTGTCCCGCCTGGGTGCCGGGCACCCCTTGCCGCCGGTCCTCGGCCGGGTGGACGCGATTTCGCTCCGGCTCGGCGGCCCGCGCGTGTCGCCGTTGGTGACCGGCGCGGACGCACCGGCCCTGGACACCCTGCTGGCCGGTGACGTCCCGGCGCTGAGCCTGGCCATCTTCGCCACCGAGCTGGCGGTGCTCGAGCTGGCCCGCGACCTCGCCGGTGTCACGCCCGGGCTCCTGGTCGGCCACAGCTTCGGCGAGTTCGCGGCGCTGACCGCCGCCGGGGCGCTCGACTTGGCGGACGGCGTGCGGCTGGTGATCGCCCGGGACCGCGCGCTGCGCGCCGCGGCCGGCACCGACGGGGGGATGGTCGCCCTGGGCGCCGGCCTCCGGCGGGTGCGCGCGATCGTCGACTCGATGGCCGACCGGACGGTGGCGGTGGCCGCTGACAACGGCTACGACCAGGTCGTGGTCTCCGGCCCCGGCGAGTCGCTGGACCGGGTGGGCGCGCTGGCGGACGTGCACGGCATCGAGGCGACGCGCTTGCGCGTGCCCTACCCGTTCCACAACCGCGTGCTCGCCGAGGCGAACCGGCTGTTCGAAGACGACGTGTTCGCGGTGGCGGTGCGCGCGCCGCGCACACCGGTGTATTCGCCGGTGCTGGGTCGCTACGCCGAAACGGAGCAGGACGTCCGGGAAGTCCTGGGGAGCCACCTCGAGCGGCCGGTCGGCTTCCTCCCCGCCCTGGTGGCGCTGCGGGGTGACGGATTCACCCGATTCCTGGAGTGCGGCGCCCGCGGCGCCTTGACCGATCTGGTGCGCGCGGCGCTGCCGGCGGCCCGGACCGCGGCTCCGCTGCGGCAGCGCTGGAGCGCCGACGAGCTCCGCGGCGAAATCGCCGCGCTGGCGGACGCACCGGCGGCCGCGGGGAGCGACCCGGCCACCTCGCCCGCCGTCCCCGCCGGTGGCCCTGCCAGGCCGGCCACCGCACCTGCCCCTACCGGTGCCAAAGCGGAAATGCTCGCCGCACCGGGCGGCCCGGACGTGCCCGAGCCGCGACCGGCCGAGCCGGAGGCCGCCGCGCTGCCGGTGGCCGAGCCCGAGCCGGTGGCACCGGAAACCGCGGGCGTGCGCCCGGCCGAGCCGGACCCGGCGCCCGGCGTGAACCTCCTCGCCGACCTGCGCAGTCTGTACGCCTCCGCGATCGGCTACCCGGAGGAGGTGTTCGAAGCCGGCGTGGAGCTGGAAGCCGACCTCGGCATCGACTCCATCCGGCAGACCGAGCTGCTGCAGCGGGCCCGCCGGAAGTACGACGTCCCGGAGGCCGACCACATCCGGATCACCGACTACACGACCCTGGAGTCGATCGCGGGCCTGCTCACCGACCTCGGAGCCGGGCGGGTGACGGCGTGA
- a CDS encoding IclR family transcriptional regulator translates to MPRSNVHQTGDTVESPGRPLQKAFALLETVGQSSQAPSLSALSRLTGIPKASVHRMLRVLSNLDLVLRRDDGTYTLGDRLFDMVDDTERSAVERLRLLLSPYLMELRDRTGAVVALGQLSGHNIRVLDTLYSHHQSGYVRPGNHLLPVHCTALGRTLIARHLDVFDPTRTPPFTRFTPHTTTDPRVLARILHTVCRLGHAVVENEYLPGVVSVAAPIELGFAAPDLAICAFGPMPLRNKATFINAVKDVAAAAGDRLGPRASFCRPSSVAGSGA, encoded by the coding sequence ATGCCGCGAAGCAACGTCCACCAGACCGGTGACACCGTCGAGTCACCGGGCCGGCCGCTCCAAAAGGCCTTCGCACTGCTGGAAACCGTCGGACAGAGCTCCCAGGCACCGTCCTTGTCGGCCCTGTCCCGGCTCACCGGTATCCCGAAAGCTTCGGTGCACCGCATGCTCCGGGTCCTTTCGAACCTCGACCTCGTGCTCCGCCGCGACGACGGGACCTACACACTCGGCGACCGCCTGTTCGACATGGTCGACGACACCGAACGCTCGGCCGTCGAACGGCTCCGGCTCCTCCTCAGTCCCTACCTGATGGAACTGCGGGACCGCACCGGCGCCGTTGTCGCCCTCGGGCAGCTCTCCGGGCACAACATCCGGGTGCTCGACACGCTGTACAGCCATCACCAAAGCGGGTACGTGCGCCCGGGGAACCACCTGCTGCCCGTGCACTGCACGGCACTCGGCCGGACCCTGATCGCCCGGCACCTCGATGTCTTCGATCCCACCCGGACGCCGCCGTTCACCCGGTTCACCCCGCACACCACCACCGACCCCCGGGTACTCGCCCGGATCCTGCACACGGTGTGCCGACTCGGGCACGCCGTCGTCGAAAACGAGTACCTGCCCGGCGTCGTGTCCGTGGCTGCGCCGATCGAACTGGGTTTCGCTGCCCCGGACCTCGCGATCTGCGCGTTCGGCCCGATGCCGTTGCGGAACAAGGCCACCTTCATCAACGCGGTCAAGGACGTGGCTGCGGCCGCCGGCGACCGGCTGGGCCCGCGGGCTTCCTTCTGCCGGCCCTCTTCCGTGGCCGGTTCCGGCGCGTAA